From a region of the Rhizobium sp. CB3090 genome:
- the ccoO gene encoding cytochrome-c oxidase, cbb3-type subunit II yields MASILDKHQFLEKNATLLLLGSLLVVSIGGIVEIAPLFYLQNTIEKVEGMRPYTPLELAGRNIYIREGCYLCHSQMIRPFRDEVERYGHYSLAAESMYDHPFQWGSKRTGPDLARVGGRYSNEWHVQHLSNPRAVVPESIMPTYAFLRDQEVTVKDVGMDLKANEDVGVPYTDDMIANAEADMKAQADPNADTASLLKRYPKAKTGDFDGDPTKLTEMDALVAYLQMLGTLVDFSTYDDATGYR; encoded by the coding sequence ATGGCATCGATACTAGACAAACATCAGTTCCTCGAGAAGAACGCCACGCTGCTTCTGCTGGGCTCGCTCCTCGTGGTCAGCATAGGCGGCATCGTCGAGATCGCTCCGCTGTTCTATCTCCAGAACACGATCGAGAAGGTGGAGGGGATGCGCCCTTACACGCCCCTCGAACTCGCCGGCCGCAACATCTACATCCGCGAAGGATGCTATCTCTGCCATAGCCAGATGATCCGACCGTTCCGTGACGAGGTCGAGCGTTACGGGCACTATTCGCTTGCCGCGGAGTCGATGTACGACCACCCGTTCCAGTGGGGATCTAAGCGGACGGGACCGGATCTCGCCCGCGTCGGAGGCCGCTATTCAAACGAATGGCACGTCCAGCACCTCTCGAATCCCAGAGCGGTCGTGCCTGAGTCGATCATGCCGACTTACGCCTTCCTTCGGGATCAGGAGGTGACCGTCAAGGACGTTGGGATGGATCTGAAAGCCAACGAGGACGTGGGTGTCCCCTACACCGACGATATGATCGCCAATGCCGAGGCGGACATGAAGGCGCAGGCCGACCCGAATGCGGACACGGCCAGCCTCCTCAAGCGCTATCCCAAAGCGAAAACCGGCGACTTCGATGGCGATCCAACCAAGCTCACCGAGATGGATGCGCTTGTCGCCTACCTGCAGATGCTCGGCACGTTGGTCGACTTTTCGACCTACGACGACGCCACCGGCTACCGATGA
- a CDS encoding cbb3-type cytochrome c oxidase subunit 3, protein METYNAMRHFADSWGLLAMTAFFVGAILVTLRPGGKKAADAAANIPLEDD, encoded by the coding sequence ATGGAAACGTACAACGCAATGCGGCACTTTGCCGACAGTTGGGGTCTTCTGGCCATGACCGCTTTCTTTGTGGGCGCGATCCTCGTCACGCTGCGGCCCGGTGGCAAGAAGGCCGCGGACGCCGCCGCCAACATACCCTTGGAGGATGACTGA
- the ccoN gene encoding cytochrome-c oxidase, cbb3-type subunit I, giving the protein MNYTVETMAVAIAAFATLVMAGLAHDHLFAVHMGIICFCLTIGTVLLIRRVDFSPAGQVPKVEASGYFDEVVRYGLIATVFWGVVGFLVGLVIALQLAFPNLNFAPYLNFGRLRPVHTSAVIFAFGGNGLIMTSFYVVQRTCRARLFGGSLPWFVFWGYQLFIVMAATGYVLGITQAREYAEPEWYEDIWLTMVWVAYLVVFLGTILKRKEPHIYVANWFYLGFIVTIAMLHVVNNLAVPVSFLGTKSYSVFSGVQDALTQWWYGHNAVGFFLTAGFLGMMYYFIPKQANRPIYSYRLSIIHFWALIFMYIWAGPHHLHYTALPDWAQTLGMVFSVMLWMPSWGGMINGLMTLSGAWDKIRTDPIIRMMIVALAFYGMSTFEGPMMSVKTVNSLSHYTEWTIGHVHSGALGWVGMITFGAIYYLTPKLWGRERLYSLRMVNWHFWLATLGIVIYAAVLWVAGIQQGLMWREYNAQGFLVYSFAETVAAMFPYYVLRAVGGGLYLAGGLVMAWNVFMTVRGHLRNEAALPTSYVPQAQPAE; this is encoded by the coding sequence ATGAACTATACCGTCGAGACGATGGCGGTCGCCATCGCAGCGTTCGCGACTCTGGTGATGGCAGGGCTCGCGCACGACCATCTATTCGCCGTCCATATGGGCATAATCTGCTTCTGCCTAACCATCGGAACAGTCCTGCTCATTAGACGGGTCGACTTTTCTCCGGCGGGCCAAGTGCCGAAGGTCGAGGCATCGGGCTATTTCGACGAGGTCGTGCGGTATGGCTTGATCGCAACCGTTTTCTGGGGCGTCGTCGGTTTCCTTGTCGGTCTCGTGATCGCGCTGCAACTGGCGTTTCCCAATCTGAACTTCGCGCCCTATCTGAATTTCGGAAGGCTCCGGCCGGTTCACACGTCGGCAGTGATCTTTGCGTTCGGTGGCAACGGTCTGATCATGACCTCTTTCTATGTCGTCCAGCGCACCTGTCGCGCGCGTCTCTTCGGTGGCAGCCTGCCCTGGTTCGTCTTCTGGGGATATCAGCTTTTCATCGTCATGGCGGCCACCGGCTACGTCCTTGGAATCACGCAGGCGCGCGAATATGCCGAGCCGGAATGGTACGAGGACATCTGGCTTACGATGGTCTGGGTCGCCTATCTGGTCGTGTTCCTGGGGACTATCCTGAAGCGCAAAGAGCCGCATATCTACGTCGCGAACTGGTTCTATCTCGGCTTCATCGTCACCATCGCGATGCTCCACGTCGTGAACAACCTCGCGGTTCCGGTCTCTTTCCTCGGCACGAAGAGCTACTCGGTTTTTTCCGGTGTCCAGGATGCGCTGACCCAGTGGTGGTACGGTCATAACGCCGTCGGGTTCTTCCTGACAGCCGGCTTCCTCGGCATGATGTACTACTTCATCCCCAAGCAAGCCAATCGGCCGATCTACTCGTATCGGCTCTCGATCATCCACTTCTGGGCTCTGATCTTCATGTACATCTGGGCCGGTCCGCACCATCTGCACTATACGGCGCTGCCCGACTGGGCTCAGACGCTCGGCATGGTCTTCTCGGTAATGCTCTGGATGCCGTCGTGGGGCGGCATGATCAACGGCCTTATGACACTCTCGGGCGCCTGGGACAAAATCCGGACCGATCCAATCATCCGCATGATGATCGTCGCGCTCGCCTTCTACGGAATGTCGACCTTCGAAGGTCCGATGATGTCGGTGAAGACAGTGAACTCGCTCAGCCACTACACTGAATGGACCATTGGTCACGTGCATTCCGGCGCGCTTGGATGGGTCGGCATGATCACCTTCGGCGCGATCTACTACCTGACGCCGAAGCTGTGGGGCCGGGAGCGCCTTTATAGCCTGCGCATGGTCAACTGGCACTTCTGGCTCGCCACTCTTGGCATCGTTATCTACGCCGCCGTCCTATGGGTCGCCGGCATCCAGCAGGGCCTGATGTGGCGCGAATACAATGCGCAGGGCTTCTTAGTCTACTCTTTCGCGGAAACCGTGGCCGCCATGTTCCCATACTACGTCCTGCGCGCCGTCGGCGGCGGCCTCTACCTGGCCGGGGGCCTGGTCATGGCATGGAACGTCTTCATGACGGTCCGCGGTCATCTGCGGAACGAAGCTGCTCTTCCGACCTCTTACGTGCCTCAGGCACAGCCCGCCGAGTGA
- the ccmI gene encoding c-type cytochrome biogenesis protein CcmI — MMIWILFAVVTTATTAALLHPLSSGRIPSMAVSVDATAVYRDQLQELEREFGLGRISANEYEITKAETARRLLKAAERDRAEAPTTARSHRWWKLIVVVFLPLVSVGIYTALGSPELPSKPLEERLRNPGEDTPILVRKIEDHLRLFPDDGKGWDVVAPVYLEMGRVDQAETAYRNVIRILGPNVARLDGLSETTMALAGGKVTAETRTILAQILQLEPNNPRALFYLALALEQDGKTAEAKTAFEALAQQSPPDAPWMVAVNDHIAKNGGAAAMAAAGSANTNAPGNPTSEQVAAADAMNAGDRQQMIRGMVASLDAKLREDPKNFEGWMRLIRSYAVLNDKDRAAAALKRGLQSFPADGDEGKQLLSLAKELGLPTEVTQQ, encoded by the coding sequence ATGATGATTTGGATACTATTCGCGGTCGTTACGACGGCAACAACGGCGGCATTGTTACATCCGCTATCCTCGGGCCGGATACCATCCATGGCGGTTTCAGTGGACGCGACCGCCGTCTATCGCGATCAATTGCAGGAACTCGAGAGGGAGTTTGGGCTCGGCCGGATTTCGGCGAACGAGTATGAAATCACGAAGGCGGAGACGGCCAGACGTCTTTTGAAGGCGGCCGAGCGCGATCGAGCCGAGGCGCCGACGACAGCGAGGTCGCACAGGTGGTGGAAGCTGATCGTCGTGGTCTTCCTGCCGCTTGTCAGCGTCGGTATCTACACCGCTCTAGGCTCGCCGGAGCTTCCATCCAAACCACTAGAGGAGCGGCTGAGAAATCCCGGCGAGGACACCCCGATTCTGGTCCGGAAGATCGAAGATCATCTGCGGCTCTTTCCCGATGATGGGAAAGGCTGGGACGTCGTCGCTCCAGTTTATTTGGAAATGGGCCGCGTCGACCAGGCTGAAACTGCCTATCGAAACGTCATTCGAATCCTTGGTCCCAATGTTGCGAGGCTTGATGGATTGTCGGAGACGACAATGGCTCTCGCCGGTGGAAAGGTGACTGCCGAAACCCGGACGATTCTCGCGCAGATCCTGCAACTTGAGCCGAACAATCCCCGTGCGCTCTTCTATCTCGCGCTTGCGTTGGAGCAGGACGGCAAGACGGCGGAGGCAAAGACGGCCTTCGAGGCGCTGGCGCAGCAATCGCCTCCCGATGCGCCCTGGATGGTTGCCGTCAATGACCATATCGCCAAGAACGGCGGCGCGGCCGCTATGGCGGCGGCAGGGTCGGCCAATACCAATGCGCCCGGAAACCCGACCAGCGAGCAGGTTGCCGCCGCCGATGCGATGAACGCTGGCGATCGTCAGCAGATGATCCGCGGCATGGTCGCGAGCCTCGACGCCAAGCTTAGGGAAGACCCGAAGAATTTCGAAGGATGGATGCGGCTGATCCGCTCCTATGCCGTGCTGAACGACAAGGATCGCGCCGCGGCTGCGCTAAAGCGCGGCTTGCAGTCCTTCCCAGCCGATGGCGACGAAGGCAAGCAGCTTCTGTCACTGGCGAAGGAGCTTGGATTGCCGACGGAGGTGACGCAGCAATGA
- the ccoS gene encoding cbb3-type cytochrome oxidase assembly protein CcoS has protein sequence MNMLIYLIPIALFMGGMGLAAFLWSLKSGQYDDLQGAAWRILADDETDPPKP, from the coding sequence ATGAATATGCTGATCTACTTGATCCCGATCGCGCTGTTCATGGGTGGCATGGGGTTGGCCGCGTTTCTCTGGTCGCTCAAAAGCGGTCAGTACGATGATCTGCAGGGCGCCGCATGGAGGATACTCGCGGATGACGAAACCGACCCACCGAAACCATAG
- a CDS encoding FixH family protein, which yields MSIRAQGFTGRHMLLTTVAFFGVIITVNVTMAWLASSTWSGLVVNDTYLASQEFNKNAAAMKAMTASGIAGSLSIKGREIHYDIRDRNGSPTAVDAVTANFKRPVGDHEDFIVALKKLSEGHFLADHDVATGDWIVEIVAKRGETLVMHQAVRIDTAETDQ from the coding sequence ATGAGCATTCGCGCCCAAGGGTTCACCGGCAGACACATGCTGCTGACGACCGTCGCGTTCTTCGGCGTCATCATTACCGTCAATGTTACAATGGCATGGCTGGCATCGTCGACCTGGAGCGGCCTGGTGGTGAACGACACCTACCTCGCCAGCCAGGAATTCAACAAGAACGCTGCGGCGATGAAGGCGATGACCGCATCCGGCATCGCGGGCAGCCTTTCGATCAAGGGCCGGGAGATCCATTACGACATCCGCGATCGTAACGGATCGCCGACCGCAGTCGACGCCGTTACCGCCAACTTCAAGAGGCCCGTCGGAGACCATGAGGACTTCATCGTCGCTCTCAAAAAGCTCTCCGAGGGTCACTTTCTAGCTGATCACGACGTCGCCACCGGCGACTGGATCGTCGAGATCGTCGCGAAACGAGGAGAGACCCTCGTCATGCACCAGGCCGTCCGCATCGACACCGCTGAGACAGATCAATGA
- the ccoG gene encoding cytochrome c oxidase accessory protein CcoG, with product MNLYTAPDPKEVERVNAEPVNARRNRRPLYAARKKVFPKRAEGRFRRFKWIVMLITLGIYYLAPWIRWDRGPYAPDQAILVDLASKRFFFFFIEIWPQEFYYVAGLLVMAGFGLFLVTSAVGRAWCGYACPQTVWVDLFLVVERAIEGDRNARMKLDAGPWSFDKIRKRVLKHSIWLVIGVATGGAWIFYFADAPTLLHSLLAGEAPAVAYATVAILASTTYVLGGLMREQVCTYMCPWPRIQGAMLDENSLVVTYNDWRGEQRSRHTKKAQAMGEAVGDCVDCNACVAVCPMGIDIRDGQQMECITCALCIDACDGVMDKLGKPRGLIAYATLSEYSANMALATDDGKTPVQPARVRNADGTFVDVVRHFNWRIIFRPRVVFYAVVWSAIGLAMLAHLSMRERLELNVLHDRNPQYVLESDGSIRNGYTLRILNMLPRLRKIELKLIGMEDATMRIPEFGVKDTRSFIVDASPDVANTLKVFVTRKQTGVAVNEFLFSVEDADHSDRATYRAAFNAPGEVK from the coding sequence ATGAACCTCTATACTGCACCAGATCCAAAGGAAGTCGAACGGGTCAACGCGGAGCCCGTCAACGCGCGCAGAAACAGGCGCCCGCTATACGCTGCACGCAAGAAGGTGTTTCCGAAGCGGGCCGAGGGTCGTTTCCGTCGATTCAAATGGATCGTGATGCTGATAACGCTCGGCATCTACTATCTCGCGCCCTGGATTCGGTGGGATCGCGGACCTTATGCGCCGGACCAGGCCATTCTGGTCGATCTCGCGTCGAAGCGCTTCTTCTTCTTTTTCATCGAGATATGGCCGCAGGAGTTCTACTACGTCGCCGGCCTGCTGGTGATGGCCGGCTTCGGCCTTTTTCTCGTCACCTCCGCTGTCGGGCGCGCCTGGTGCGGCTACGCCTGTCCGCAGACCGTCTGGGTCGACCTGTTTCTGGTCGTGGAGCGTGCGATCGAAGGGGATCGAAACGCCAGGATGAAGCTCGATGCCGGCCCCTGGAGCTTCGACAAGATCAGGAAGAGAGTTCTCAAGCATTCCATCTGGCTCGTTATCGGCGTTGCGACCGGCGGCGCATGGATATTCTATTTCGCCGACGCACCGACGCTTCTGCATAGCCTCCTGGCCGGCGAGGCTCCCGCGGTCGCCTATGCCACCGTCGCAATCCTGGCCTCGACGACCTATGTTCTCGGTGGTCTGATGCGCGAACAGGTCTGCACCTATATGTGCCCGTGGCCGCGCATTCAGGGGGCGATGCTCGACGAGAACTCGCTCGTCGTCACCTACAACGACTGGCGCGGCGAACAGCGCTCACGCCATACCAAAAAGGCGCAGGCGATGGGCGAAGCCGTCGGCGACTGCGTCGACTGCAACGCCTGCGTGGCCGTCTGTCCGATGGGAATCGACATCAGGGATGGCCAGCAGATGGAGTGCATCACCTGCGCCCTCTGCATCGACGCCTGCGACGGCGTCATGGACAAGCTCGGAAAGCCCCGTGGCCTTATCGCATATGCAACGCTTAGCGAATATTCGGCCAACATGGCCCTTGCAACGGACGACGGAAAGACCCCTGTCCAGCCGGCAAGGGTGAGGAATGCGGACGGCACGTTTGTCGATGTGGTTCGCCACTTCAACTGGCGGATCATTTTCCGCCCGAGAGTGGTCTTCTATGCAGTGGTCTGGTCTGCAATCGGCCTCGCCATGCTGGCCCATCTGTCAATGCGCGAGCGCCTGGAGCTCAACGTCCTCCACGATCGCAATCCGCAATACGTCCTCGAAAGCGACGGGTCGATCCGGAACGGTTACACGCTGCGAATTCTCAACATGCTCCCGAGGCTCAGAAAGATCGAGTTGAAGCTGATCGGGATGGAGGACGCGACCATGCGCATCCCTGAGTTCGGCGTAAAGGATACCCGCAGTTTCATTGTCGACGCCTCGCCCGACGTGGCCAACACCCTCAAAGTCTTCGTCACCCGCAAACAGACCGGAGTTGCCGTCAACGAATTCCTGTTCTCGGTCGAAGATGCCGACCATTCAGACAGAGCAACTTACCGCGCGGCATTCAACGCACCAGGAGAGGTCAAATGA
- a CDS encoding Crp/Fnr family transcriptional regulator, whose product MNEHAVESLLSLVEFWTFGPNECVVSEGEDALHVFYVVTGIVRLTRGKASGGETDVGICEPGDVFAEYLIPGGRSHALTAWATDSAEVAAIDLFQLRVLIAEHPGVLLNLMRIASRHLVEAFECIAGDRSQTAAQRMANYFLRHCPGSATQAAFRLPYRKRILAGKLGLAPEALSRAFSALSDVGVVVAGKNVRIDNVEMLRSIC is encoded by the coding sequence TTGAACGAGCACGCCGTAGAAAGCCTTCTTTCGCTGGTGGAATTCTGGACGTTCGGTCCGAATGAATGCGTCGTCTCGGAAGGCGAGGACGCCCTCCATGTCTTCTACGTCGTGACCGGCATTGTGCGGCTGACGAGGGGTAAAGCGAGCGGTGGCGAGACCGACGTCGGCATCTGCGAACCTGGAGACGTCTTCGCCGAATATCTTATCCCGGGAGGTCGCTCGCATGCGCTCACCGCATGGGCGACGGACTCTGCCGAGGTCGCCGCGATCGATCTCTTCCAGCTTCGCGTTCTTATCGCGGAACATCCGGGCGTGCTGTTGAACTTGATGCGGATTGCCTCGCGGCATCTGGTGGAGGCCTTCGAGTGCATCGCGGGTGATCGGTCTCAGACGGCAGCCCAGCGGATGGCAAACTACTTCCTGCGGCATTGTCCGGGGTCCGCAACGCAGGCGGCGTTCCGCTTGCCGTATCGCAAGCGAATTCTTGCCGGAAAGCTCGGATTGGCACCGGAGGCTCTCTCGCGGGCATTCTCCGCGCTTTCGGACGTCGGCGTCGTCGTGGCGGGAAAAAACGTGCGGATCGACAACGTCGAAATGCTGCGCTCAATCTGCTGA
- a CDS encoding cation-translocating P-type ATPase translates to MTCCTMSAEAAMAMSRSNLSAEEITLASQPLGGGLRQLDLSAPDVHCGGCISTIEKTLTALPYVRKARVNLTSKRVTCVYAEQTAQGATDPSEIVAAVEAAGYRAHLFTPFAPENDGMKNQLLLAVGVSGFAATNIMLLSVSVWSGADAATRDLFHWISAMIAAPALIYAGRFFFRSAWNALSRGRTNMDVPISLAVTLSYAVSVWETIHHGEHAWFDASVSLLFFLLIGRTLDHVMREKARAAINGLARLAPRGALRILPDGTRTYVAVDEIAVGDEIAVFAGERVPVDGVVVEGEGDLDLSIVTGESRPVAVSAGADVRSGAMNLTGSLVIRATKLAKESLLAEIIVLMEAAEGGRARYRRIADRAAALYSPAVHLLALVSFLAWGFAGGDWKHAMLVAVAVLIITCPCALGLAVPVVQVVAAGELFRKGVMVKDGSALERLAEVDTVAFDKTGTLTMGTPRLVAHEAASETYVLSASALAAHSRHPLSQALARSSSQVPMEFDRIAEVPGGGLEGWRGDDVYRLGSASFASGGASADPAIEGPFSEVVFSRNDVVLARFFFEDSLRPGAPEAVARLEATGFGTVILSGDRQNVVDHAARTLHIDRAIGGLTPAQKVEECKALGDGGCRVLMVGDGINDAPALAAAHVSMAPATASDIGRQAADLVFFNDRLDVVPEAIQVAQRAAMLIRQNFALAIAYNVLAVPIAIAGFATPLIAAVAMSSSSLIVVTNALRLSALANARWSQMPREGGGNREAKLA, encoded by the coding sequence ATGACCTGCTGTACGATGAGTGCTGAGGCCGCGATGGCAATGAGCCGCAGCAATCTGAGCGCCGAGGAGATTACCCTTGCCAGCCAGCCATTGGGCGGAGGTTTGAGGCAGCTCGACCTCAGCGCGCCGGATGTGCATTGTGGTGGCTGCATCTCGACGATCGAGAAAACCTTGACGGCGCTTCCTTATGTGCGAAAGGCCAGGGTCAACCTCACCTCGAAGAGGGTGACCTGTGTCTACGCCGAGCAGACGGCGCAGGGGGCGACGGATCCTTCGGAAATCGTGGCCGCCGTCGAAGCTGCCGGTTATCGGGCCCATCTCTTCACGCCGTTTGCCCCCGAAAATGATGGCATGAAGAACCAGCTCCTGCTCGCTGTAGGCGTTTCGGGGTTCGCGGCCACGAATATCATGCTTCTGTCGGTATCGGTCTGGTCGGGAGCAGACGCGGCGACACGCGATCTGTTCCATTGGATCTCGGCGATGATCGCCGCTCCCGCGCTCATCTATGCCGGCCGGTTCTTTTTTCGATCGGCGTGGAACGCGCTGAGCCGCGGCCGCACCAACATGGACGTTCCAATCTCTCTTGCCGTAACGCTCTCTTATGCTGTCTCGGTTTGGGAGACCATCCACCATGGCGAACATGCCTGGTTCGATGCATCGGTCTCGTTGCTGTTCTTCCTGCTGATCGGAAGGACGCTGGATCACGTGATGCGCGAAAAGGCCCGTGCGGCGATCAATGGGCTGGCGAGGCTGGCGCCTCGCGGGGCGCTTCGAATCCTTCCGGATGGGACGAGAACCTATGTCGCCGTCGATGAAATCGCGGTCGGTGACGAAATTGCGGTTTTCGCGGGTGAGCGCGTTCCGGTGGACGGCGTCGTTGTCGAGGGTGAGGGCGACCTCGATCTCTCCATCGTCACTGGCGAAAGCCGTCCCGTCGCGGTTTCCGCGGGCGCAGATGTAAGATCGGGGGCGATGAACCTGACGGGCTCGCTGGTGATACGGGCGACGAAGCTGGCGAAAGAATCCCTGCTGGCCGAAATCATCGTGCTGATGGAGGCGGCCGAGGGCGGTCGAGCCCGCTACCGGCGCATAGCCGATCGAGCCGCCGCGCTTTATTCTCCAGCGGTGCATCTCCTCGCTTTGGTGTCTTTCCTGGCCTGGGGCTTTGCCGGAGGTGACTGGAAGCATGCCATGCTCGTCGCCGTCGCGGTACTGATCATCACCTGCCCCTGCGCCTTGGGACTTGCCGTACCGGTCGTTCAAGTCGTGGCGGCCGGGGAGCTTTTTCGCAAGGGCGTAATGGTCAAAGATGGCTCGGCACTCGAAAGGCTGGCGGAAGTCGACACCGTGGCATTCGACAAGACCGGTACGCTGACAATGGGGACGCCCCGCCTTGTGGCGCATGAGGCGGCCAGCGAGACATATGTCTTGTCGGCCTCCGCGCTTGCGGCTCATTCGCGGCACCCTCTCTCCCAGGCGCTAGCGCGAAGCTCGAGCCAGGTTCCGATGGAGTTCGACCGGATAGCGGAAGTCCCCGGCGGCGGCCTGGAGGGTTGGCGCGGCGACGATGTCTACAGACTTGGCAGTGCCTCGTTCGCATCCGGTGGCGCGTCTGCGGATCCGGCAATCGAGGGGCCGTTCTCAGAAGTCGTGTTTTCACGAAACGACGTGGTTCTTGCTCGGTTTTTCTTCGAGGACTCTCTAAGACCAGGGGCGCCTGAGGCGGTCGCCAGGCTCGAAGCCACAGGCTTCGGAACTGTCATCCTTTCCGGCGACCGGCAGAACGTGGTGGATCATGCCGCGCGAACGCTCCATATCGATCGGGCGATCGGCGGACTGACGCCTGCGCAAAAGGTTGAGGAGTGCAAGGCGCTTGGCGACGGCGGCTGCCGCGTTCTGATGGTCGGTGACGGCATCAACGATGCGCCGGCGCTGGCCGCCGCCCATGTTTCGATGGCGCCCGCCACCGCCTCGGACATCGGTCGCCAGGCGGCTGATCTGGTGTTTTTCAACGACCGGCTGGACGTGGTCCCCGAAGCCATACAAGTCGCGCAGCGAGCGGCGATGCTCATCCGGCAGAACTTTGCTTTGGCCATTGCCTACAACGTGCTTGCGGTTCCCATCGCGATCGCGGGCTTCGCCACGCCGCTGATTGCCGCGGTCGCAATGTCCTCATCGTCTCTGATCGTCGTGACCAACGCCCTGCGGCTTAGCGCGCTGGCAAACGCCCGCTGGTCGCAAATGCCAAGAGAGGGCGGCGGAAACCGGGAGGCCAAGCTCGCATGA
- the ccoP gene encoding cytochrome-c oxidase, cbb3-type subunit III: MSGKHVDELSGVETTGHEWDGIRELNNPMPRWWVWTFYATIVWAIGYAILYPSIPMIASATKGYLNFSSRAALQQDLDQAKTAQMKFHDMIAAKTVQEIDTDPKLREFAVAGGASAFKVNCAPCHGSGASGGPGFPNLNDDDWLWGGDLDSIQKTISHGIRYDADSDTHLSEMPAFGEMLDKNQIRQVAAYVWGLTNTPSDPALASAGKQVFMDNCAACHGEDAKGKFEVGAPNLADAIWLKGKGEDAIIRQVTAPKHGVMPAWSARLGDTTVKELTVFVHSLGGGK, encoded by the coding sequence ATGTCGGGAAAGCATGTAGACGAACTCAGCGGCGTCGAAACCACCGGACACGAATGGGATGGAATCCGCGAACTCAACAACCCCATGCCGCGATGGTGGGTATGGACATTCTATGCAACCATCGTCTGGGCAATAGGATACGCAATACTCTATCCGTCCATCCCGATGATCGCGTCGGCCACGAAGGGATACCTGAATTTCTCGAGCCGTGCAGCGCTCCAGCAGGATCTCGATCAGGCCAAGACGGCTCAGATGAAGTTCCACGACATGATCGCGGCGAAGACCGTCCAGGAGATTGACACCGACCCGAAGCTCCGCGAATTCGCAGTCGCCGGCGGCGCGTCTGCCTTCAAGGTGAACTGCGCGCCCTGCCATGGTTCGGGCGCGAGCGGTGGGCCGGGCTTTCCCAATCTCAACGATGACGATTGGCTCTGGGGCGGAGATCTCGATTCGATACAGAAGACGATCTCACACGGCATTCGATACGACGCCGATTCGGACACGCACCTGTCCGAGATGCCGGCTTTCGGCGAAATGCTCGACAAGAACCAGATCCGCCAGGTCGCGGCCTATGTCTGGGGGTTGACGAATACGCCTTCGGATCCGGCTCTGGCTTCGGCTGGCAAGCAGGTATTCATGGATAACTGCGCTGCCTGTCACGGAGAGGATGCGAAGGGCAAGTTCGAAGTCGGGGCGCCGAATCTTGCCGACGCCATATGGCTCAAGGGCAAAGGGGAAGACGCAATCATCCGCCAGGTCACCGCACCGAAGCACGGGGTGATGCCCGCGTGGTCCGCCCGGCTTGGCGACACGACCGTCAAGGAATTGACCGTGTTCGTCCACTCGCTGGGCGGCGGAAAATAG